In the genome of Chelmon rostratus isolate fCheRos1 chromosome 12, fCheRos1.pri, whole genome shotgun sequence, the window gagtgcattttgagttgttagtttctCTTACCAAGTtcttcagttggtcagtccgtttcatagccttttgtgttttcctccttaaggagcgtttttggttttctagttttgtagccatagtgttttagttttgtcatgttctATGTTACCTCCTGTTGCTAGTCTTGGTGTCTTTAGTAGTCTTGTTCTAAGTtagttagttcttgtgctgtccctgttCCACCCATGCCCCGTTGCGTTTAttgagtgtgttaattagtttccttagttgtaggttttcgttgtctcaataaatttattaattacaatctAGCCtgtcccttggtttgtctgtgttcatgtcctgattgagttttccttttattgtattatccatagtcttgccctgtgtgttagtgagttccttgtgttgtcctagtcttgtctcgttgtgttgcgtgttgttaATCCATGCttcccgttgtgtctgcacctgggttcaacccttaaattcacccctagttcccctcatagtctcccttaagtccccaccttcctgacagaatGACCCGACCAAGTATGAACCCAGCGGACATAAGTTTCTCGTCCGACTCGGAGATAGACTTAGATGACCTCCTGGATGTTCCATACTGGGGACCACCAGTGGTTTTCAAAAGATCCTCCTCGGGGGAGAACCGCCCGCCTCAGGTCTTGTACAGAGCCGATCCACTATACAGCTCTGATGAGGACTATATTCCGGGTGCCCGGTTCTGGGGATTTCTGCCGGTTCCCGATCCTCCTGcgaggaggaagcggagatcccgacgacggaaggtgtcggctagccagcctgcCATTCCCCCGTCGTCTCCAGTGTCCGAGTGGCCCTCACCCCCCGCAACTCAGCCAGCACCTTcaaggaggaagcggagatcccgACGACCGAAGGGGTCGGTTAGCCGTCAGTCTGCTAGCCCCCTGTCGTCTCCAGAGCCGCCGTCGCAGCTgttgccagagctgctgctgttcccgccgccgccagttccagagccgccagagccgttgctgctgtcgccgccgtctgagctggtgctgccgccggagccgctgctgccgccagagccgccgtcgccgctgctgccagagctgctgctgttgccgccgccgccagttccagagccgccagagccgttgctgccgccgccgtctgagctggtgctgccgccagagcagctgctgccgctgctgtcgCCTCCTgggttgccgccgccgccgtctCCTGgcctcgagctgccgctgccgccgcctcctgacctcgagcagctgatgctgccgtctcctgaacctgagctgccgccccctgacctcgagctgctggtgctgccgctgcttcctgtcctcaagctgctgctgctgctgttgccgccgccgcccgAGCTGGTGcggccgccgccgctgctgctgccgccgccaccttctgacctcgagttgctgccgccgccgcagcctTCTGAACCGGAGCTGCAGCGACCACCTCGACCAGGATTACAGTCCTCCTTGCTGCCGGCCCCCTGtctggctgccatgttgccggccccctgtctggctgccatgttgccggccctctgtcctgttgccatgttgccggccctctgtcctgttgccatgttgccggctccctgtcctgttgccatgttgccggccctctgtccggctgccatgttgccggctccctgtcctgttgccatgttgccggctccctgtcctgattccatgttgccggctccctgtcctgttgccatgttgccggctccctgtcctgttgccatgttgccggccctctgtccggccccctgtcctgttgccatgttgccggtcCTCTgtccggctccctgtcctgtagCCATGTTGCCGGtcctctgtcctgctgccacGTTGCCGGcaccctgtcctgttgccacgTTGCCGGcaccctgtcctgttgccatgttgccggtcCTCTgtccggctccctgtcctgtagCCATGTTGCCGGTCCTCTgtccggctccctgtcctgtagCCATGTTGCCGGtcctctgtcctgctgccatgttgccggcaccctgtcctgttgccacgTTGCCGGcaccctgtcctgttgccacgtcgccggccccctgtccggctgccatgtcgcCGGTCTCCTGTCCGGCTGCCCCgctgccggcctcctgtcctgcggcCTCATCACCAGCTTCCAACCTTGTTGGTCGTCGCTGGCCTCCAGAGGGGatccgccctcgccgccggcctccagaggggttccgccctcgcagctggactcaatggaggttccgccctcgccgccggcctccagaggggttccgccctcgccgccggcctccagaggagttccgccctcgcagctggactcaatggaggttccgccctcgccgccggcctccagaggggttccgccctcgccgccggcctccagaggggttccgccctcgccgccggcctccagaggagttccgccctcgcagctggactcaatggaggttccgccctcgccgccggcctccagaggggttccgccctcgctgccggcctccagaggggttccgccctcacTGCTGGCCTCAACGGAGGTGTCGCCCTCGCCACTGGCCTCAATGGAGGTTCTGCCTTCGCCGCAGGCCTCCAGACAGATTATGCCTTGGtctttggccactggccagaccaCCGGAGAAACTTTTGCCTCAGTGTGACTTTAAGTTCCCCCTCCAGATCCCCTCCACGCACCCTGTTGGATTTGGACTCTTGAACCTTTTGGACTTTGTGTTAACCTGAACTCTGAGtttcccctccccccaccctgtTGGACTTTTGAACTCTTTGGACTATGCCTTAGCCTGGACTTTGAGTCCCTCCTCcagatccccctccacccaccctgcttgaCTTGAACTGTTGGACTCCTTTTGTTTCATGTAGGGACATCTGGGATCTGTCCCTTaaggggggggttctgtcatgacccgtgccatgcacggcggtttagtttagtttttctcttgttgatctttcgccttgttccttgtaagtgttcattgtagtgtcttctttgttcaggttcgtttctctgttctactgtgtattcctaatgtcctcatagtcatgccatgttttatgttagagttctgtattgtcttagtctgtacccttgccctgtcttgttcgtattttgttaagttccccattgtgtcttgtctttgcctggttttggttacctcctgttttattttgaaggttcatgttatgtgtcttttgttactttacttcctgtgttttccctcccgtgtgattgtctgatcgttcccacctgtgcgtcattagtgtttgcccctagtgtatttaagtccgtgtcttccctttgtccttgtcgggtcattgtctgtgtaaccttgctgccaCCCATCTTCACCATAGTCATAGTTCTACCCTAGTTCCTTAGTTCCAagagtgttgtcttgtttcatgtaagtgtttcatgttgcgtttcctttgttcctgtccgcgtttctgttcaggtttgagttgttccttgtttcgactttgtctttacttgccacagttctggtttgtttattgccgtgttcttgtctttgttcatgtcttgtcgTATGTAGAGTCCGCGTCCTtattgttgtctgcgtttccctcgtTAGTTATCGTTCCctgccatgttcttttcatagtgttatttgtttgttacattataatctagtttctgtgttcttgtcttaagttatagtttagccgatttattctcctcgtttaagagcgattttctgtttatttacttttgttattcagattcttgttcctcaatTTGCTAggagtgcattttgagttgttagtttctCTTACCAAGTtcttcagttggtcagtccgtttcatagccttttgtgttttcctccttaaggagcgtttttggttttctagttttgtagccatagtgttttagttttgtcatgttctATGTTACCTCCTGTTGCTAGTCTTGGTGTCTTTAGTAGTCTTGTTCTAAGTtagttagttcttgtgctgtccctgttCCATCCATGCCCCGTTGCGTTTAttgagtgtgttaattagtttccttagttgtaggttttcgttgtctcaataaatttattaattacaatctAGCCtgtcccttggtttgtctgtgttcatgtcctgattgagttttccttttattgtattatccattgtcttgccctgtgtgttagtgagttccttgtgttgtcctagtcttgtctcgttgtgttgcgtgttgttaATCCATGCttcccgttgtgtctgcacctgggttcaacccttaaattcacccctagttcccctcatagtctcccttaagtccccaccttcctgacataGCCTAGTATAGCAGCAACTTAATTTTGAATTTACTGCACTTGTGAGCACTGAACTATTTATCATTATGTTTTGGAATAATCCAATCAGCTGAGTCATGTAGTATTAAAATATTTAGTAATTTCTATTAGGTTTTTACAATCAAGTCAAAGAACAATAACATCAAGCTTACAAGTTAAATAAGATACAAAGTTACAACAGGGTTGTAACTTTATCAGTTACAATCAATTATGTATAATGAGATAACTAGGCCATGACTTTGTTAATTTAACCATCCATTATTAAATGTGATAATGTTTCACTCACCATCATCGAGAGGTagcaacacaaacaggagaaagaagTGCAATGCAAACCTGTCCATGACTGTGTGTGGCTGCCGAGTGTAACCAGAGCTTATTTATACACGCATATGAACATCACAgacattcagaaacacacacttaccaCAGGTACACTCCTGACAAGAATAATCCTATtgtctgacagaaaaaacatcttGTCTTCAGGGAATACTATCCTGTTACAGGCATTCTGTaacagtctgtctttctgtaaTGATTAGACTTTATGTAGTTCCACAGGTAGATAATGGGCTCCACATTCAGACTGTAGATATTTCAAGAATGTAGTTGGAGCTAAACTTGCTAAACCACTTAAATGGTGACACAAATCCAACTATACTGTTTATTTGAGCAGTGCAACAAGTGCAAGCAAATTTGAATAATCATCTATTGCACATTGAATTTCTTTACAACAGTATCAGATAGTAATAAATAATCAATTTACAGTCATGCATAATCACTTGTTTCAGTGTGGCCATTTACGTGTAATATAGGCATACAATATATGGACAGCTGTACATATAGTTTGCAtggaaatgacacaaacaaaagtatGATACATTATCACAGAGTACAAAGATTTGTTCAAAAACGATAGAGATGATAGAGAATGAGATGAGTCACTGTATATACTCtatagtaaaaataaaaataatagaataGATAAACAATCAAAATCCCCAAATAGTGCAGCATCATTAGTAGGCAGTCTTTTTTACTATGGTACACTCTTTGTATATTAGCAAGAAGTAGTCATCATCCTGTATTTATTGTCTTGAGAAGCTggagataaaaaacaaaataaaaactggacATCATTACCACTGGTTGTTTTTATGCCAAGTCCTGTTTGGGACAGGTTTGGGAGGGGGTGTGTTGTctatggaaaaaataaaatctatctAATGAAATGAATTCTGTCTGTTCTTATTTCATAATGTGACAGATATTATGGAGTAGGGCTGCATGATTTTGGAAAACAATGATGTTGTGATATATAGGCGTATTGTCATGAGAAAAAATCCCCCAAATGTCATTGAATACAATACATGCATTGTGttatttatgtacagtaaataattaaaaatcatAATTTTCATCATTTGGGTACAGTATCACACTATCCTCTTCCAACAAacaaccccctcccctcccactgTGCTTCCACAACACTTGGTTCAGCCCCTTGACACCCCTTCAGAAATCAGCTTGGACTCCTCCACTTCCGGATTCATGTATGCAACTCTGACGCTGGCATGGACAAGTGGACGGAGAATAGGTAGAACGGTATTGGGgggaaaacaacacatttcttaaaaacacaaatggacTTGTGTATCAAAGTTGCATCATTCACACGTAATCAATTTCTAACGATGTTCAAATGTATGCTTAATCTGCATGGTGGAAGATAAACAGGCCCCCCAGCGTGGTTGCAGATGGGACATTTCTCAAAGCCAAGCAAGAAACAAATTTATCCACAGTATATGCTGGCAAGATGTCAGTACTAATAGATATGGATACAGcaaattttgtgtgtgtactatGGTTATTAAGCATTTCTTACATTAGGGCACAGACCGGCCCCTTTATCTTTCAACCAGTACCGAGAAGAGGTGTCGCTGACAACGGGAGTACATGCACTCAAAATGCGCCTCACGTAAATGAACGTCTTCCTTTAACATCCAAAACAGGCAGTGGTCATTTTCAGATTGTGGCCGGTGACTATTGGGCCCTGCTTTGGTTGCAATATGACTGTAATATCAGATGGACTTTTCTTGTAGATTGATCACAGGAAATGAGAACCTTGCAAGTTTTCCTCCTGTATCAAGGAGCAAAAAAGTTGGAGCATGAGTGAGTGTGCTTAGTATGTGTTGGAGTTGATTTGCCTTACTTGGCATTGAGCATCCTGCAATGTGGCTATTGCACATATGCTCATCCCACTGCCAATGCTGAAACAATATATTGTGCAGCCCTAGTGTGGAGTCTTCTTGTAAACTGCCACAATCAAGTTTCTGCTAGTGGTTAAAACCTCTACAGGGTATTTTTAAGTGTCTCATCCTTACTTCCATCTGATATTCAcactctccagctctctccaAACTCTTGAACACTTCTGGCCCTGGTACCATCTGGCTTCATCAAGTCATTCCACTTTTGACTGTCAAAGTTCCCACACAGACCTCCCACCTTCCTTTTATATACGCGTGGTAGAATGATCTCTGCAGGCACAAAATCAACACAACATTACAATGTGAATTAACTCATTGTATAGCTTTTCCCCAGAAAAAGTCACTTACATTGACATGGGATGGAATGATGAATTGTGATTTCAAGGATTTGTTATGAATCCTGCAAGATCCAGGACTACTGCTAATTCTATTAGACTTGTATTGTTTAATGAGGTGACAATTAGATACCTGCTGTGCTGTGTCCATCAAACTTCACTGAGAGGCCAAAGTCTGTCTTCAGGTAGATGTGAGAAGAATGTTCATAGATGTTTAGACCAGCAGTTGGTGAAACAGGACTATTGCTTCTCCTTCCGTCCACCtggaaggaggcagagaaggggATGTGTATGATTATGTATGCTGGGTGCAGGGATTCACAAAATGGCTCTCGGGATGACATTGTCAGTCGGTAGATCAGTTCAGcactgttcagactgaaatatctcaacatctatcGGATGGATTGGCATGGAATCTGGCGCAGACGTTCGTGGTCCCCACAGGACCATAAGTTAGCACTTAACTTTATGttaaatgctaattagcaaatgttactaTGTTAAACTAAGGTGGTGAGCACGGTAAAAATTATACGTTCTCATCATCTACAGGGCTGCTTTCATGAATGTAGACGCTTAGTCTAGTTTGACTATATTTAAAGGTCTCAGATATTGTTGAAAGTTGTACATTCAAGCTCGAATACCAATGTTCTTTGGTTATTTAAATACAATATACTAGCTACTAGCTCAGACTGCTTTTTTTACTTGGATGATAAGGTCTCATTCCTAAATATGTGTAATGTtgatatttcagctttttttttacatgctcgctctttctctctgtctctgtctctgtctctctctctctctgtctcatacacacacaagcatgtatCAAGTGCCAATAGGGAAATAACATATGACAGAGCATAATTTAGCACATTGCACATAACACATCATCTGCCTCACTGCTGTCGTAACACCTCACAGAGGAAATGTGAGGGAGTGCTGGTTATTTCCCTCAGCGCTTTCACAAATGTTTGTGGGTGGGCAGAAATCTGATATTATCCCTTGAACAAAATATTGTGTCTGCTGGAAAGGTGCCACAGGAAAATTAGATGGAGGCAGCATGTTCCTAGAAATGCCCTTGATACTTACAACCAGCCGCCGTTTCTTCTTGAACTCCACAGTGTGATTGTACACTCTGATTTTAATCTCTTCTAATCTGTGGTGTTCGTCATGAGcttcactgtcatcatcatcatcatcatcatcatcatcatcatcttcatcgtgatcatcatcatcattatcttcATCATCTCCATGCCTGACTCTGTGACTGTGGTCttcttcagtgctgctgtcagcatGATGCtgactgtcatcatcatcatgtacGGTGTGTGTATTGATGCCCTCGATGTAGACATCTGGAAGGTTATTTGGCATGTTTTTGGTCTGGACCAGCACGTATGAGTGCTCACCTTCGAAGTCATACTTCATTTTATCAAAGGTTCTGTAATCACCGTCTCTTGTGATAGAACACTCATTGAAGCCTGGGGAGCAACAAGTGTAGAGCAGTTTATCAATTACTAAGTAGGATGTGTGGTTCAGATACATCACAGTTGTATGTTACATGTTGGCATTTACAGCACCTGTAGAGTGGCAGTGATAGTCGCCCTCCTCATTTTGAAGGCAGACAGCATTTCCATCACACTCATCTTTCTCGTCGCAGTCAATGTTTCCCACGCCATGGTGTTTCTCACATTCACATTTCTGACTGCAGTGATTTGTGTACCAGACTTCATCAAACTGACCAGAAAGAAGAGAGTCATCATGCTGCTTGGACCTTAATCTCCACATGTACCATTTTTGGCAATAATGCTCTGTCTTTAAGATAGTAATTCTATGTATTTGAAAATCAACACTGCATATGACTTGTTCTATTGATGAAGAGTCACTCTGAACTGACTCACCTGATGCATGGCGCCATTCCTgtccacacatccacacatttgGATAGGCACACAAATCCTTCCTGTTTGCACAAAGCCTTCATCACATGCACATCCCTGCTCACAACCCTCATTGTCACTACAGTGTGGTGGGCCATGCAGGTGTAGACAGGTGGGACTGCAGGCAGGGATGCAAGTGGTGTAATGACTGTTCTGTGGGCAAGAGAGTGCtatagagagagacacaaaggtAGAGACATGGTGTATACTTAGTTATAAgcttaaaatgataaaaatggtCTGTGCAATCaatgtgtactgtatatattgcATATTTCtaatctatttttcatttttcttaaagTGTTATAGCTCACAGGTGAGTTTTGCCACAGTGCCTAACATGTGAGGTGTAAAGCGTACATGATTAAAAAACCCAGTCCGTGTTTAAACAGGGAAATGCAAACATATAACTTACTTGGTACAGCTGTAGTTGATGGCAGTGGTCTAGCTGTTGTTGTAGGTTGCGGTTTCAATGTTGTGGTGGGTTGCGGTCTAAATGTTGCTGTGGTCTCGGGTGTAAGTATTGGGGGTTGTGGTTGAGTTGTAGTCGTCGGTTGTGGTCTAGCGGTTGTTGGTGGTTGTGGCCTAGCTGTTGATGGTTGTGGTTTAACTATTGTTTGTGGCTGTGGTTGAATTGTGGTTGGTGGTTGTGGTCtagtggttgttgttggttgtggTCTAGtggttgttggtgtttgtgACCTAGCTGTTGATGGTGGTTTTGTTGTAGTTGTGGCAGGAGGTCGTGGTCTATTTGTTGCTTGTGGCTCTGTTTGAGATGTGGTTGGAGGCTGTGGTTTAGCTGTTGCTTGTGGCTGAGTTTCACTTGGAGGTTGTGGCCTAGCTGTGGTTCGAGGTTGTAGTATAGCTGTTGTTGATTGTGGTTTAACTGTTGCTTGTGGCTGTGGTTGAGTTATGGTCGGTGGTTGTGGTCTaatggttgttgttggttgtggCCTTGCTGTTGATGGTGGTTTTGGTGTAGTTGTGGCTGGAGGTTGTGGTCTATTTGTTGCTTGTGGCTCTGTTTGAGTTGTGGTTGGAGGCTGTGGTTTAGTTGTTGCTTGTGGCTGAGTTTCAGTTGGAAGTTGTGGTCTAGCTGTGGTTGGAGGTTGTAAAATAGCTGTTGATTGTTGTGGTTTAACTGTTGTTTGTGGCTGTGGTTGAGTTGTTGTCAGTGGTTGTGGTCTATTTGTTGCTTGTGGCTCTGTTTGAGATGTGGTTGGAGGCTGTGGTTTAGCTGTTGCTTGTGGCTGAGTTTCAGTTGGAGGTTGTGCTCTAGCTGTGGTTGGAGGCTGTGGTCTAGCTGTTGTTGGTTGTGGTTTAACTGTtgtttgtggctgctgttgaGTTGTGGTTGGTGGTTGTGGTCTAATGATTGTTGTTGGTTGTGGTCTAGTGGTTGTTGGTGGTTGTGGCCTAGCTGTTGATGGTGGTTTTGGTGTAGTTGTGGCTGTAGGTTGTGGTCTATTTGTTGCTTGTGGCTCTGTTTGAGATGTGGTTGGAGGCTGTGGTTTAGGTGTAGTTGGAGGTTGTAGTATAGCTGTTGTTGGTTGTGGTTTAACTGTTGTTTGTGCCTGTGGTTGAGTTGTGCTTGGTGGTTGTGGTCtagtggttgttgttggttgtggTCTAGCGGTTGTTGGTGGTTGTGGCCTAGCTGTTGATGGTGGTTTTGGTGTAGTTGTGGCTGGAGGTTGTGGTCTATTTGTTGCTTGTGGCTCTGTTTGAGATGTGGTTGGAGGCTGTAGTATAGCTGTTGTTGGTTGTGGTCTAGCTATTGTTGATGGCTGTGATtgagctgttgttgttggttgtcGACTAGCTGTGGTTGTAGGTTTTGGTCCAGCTGTTGTTGATGGCTGTGGTTGAGCTGTTGTTGGTTGTGGTTTAACTGTTGTTTGTGGCTGTGGTTGAGTTGTGGTTGGTGGTTGTGGTGTAGCTGATGTTTGTGGCTGCGGCTGAGTTTCAGTTGGAGGTTGTAGTCCAGCTGTGGTTGGAGGTTGTGGTCTAGCTGTTGCTTGTGGTTTATCTGTTGTTTGTGGCTGTGTTTCAGTTGGAAACTGTGGGTGAGCTGTGGTTGGAAACTGTGGTTGAGCTGTGGTTGGAAACTGTGGTTGAGCTGTAGTCAGTGGTTTTGGTTGAGCTAAGGTTGTAGGTTGTGGCCTAGCTGTTCTATTTGTATCTGGCTGAGTTTTAGTTTGAGGTTGTGGTCCAGCTGTTGTTGTTAACTGTGGCTGAGCTGTTGGTGATTTTGGTTGAACTGTGGTTGTAGGTTGTGTTCTCGCTGTTGTTGATGGATGTGACTGAGCTGTTGGCGGTTGTGGTCTAGCTGTAGTTATAGGTTGTGGTCCAGCTGTTGTTAATGACTGTGGCTGAGCTGTTGTTGGTGGTTTAAGTTGAGCTGTGGTTGTAGGTTGTGGTCTAGCTGTTGTAGATGGCTGTGGTGGAGCGGTGGTGGGTAACTCTGGCTGACCTATTGTTGGTGGTTGTGGATTGGCTGTCGCTGGAGGCTGTGGTCTAGCTGTTGTTTGGGGACCAGTTGTAGCTGTTGTTATTGGGCTTGATGTTATTGGTAGCTGTGGTCTTGTTGGGAGATCAGGATTGGAGGTTTGTGGGTCACAATCAGTTGCGGCTATGGTTGTTGTGGCGGTGGTTGTTGTGAAGGTCGATGGTGGCTGTGATTTTGATGAAGTTGATGCTTCTGGTTGTGTAGCAGTTGAGCTGTGTGCAGGTTGAAGCTCTGGACCTTCTGTTGCAGCTGGATTGAAGGTTGTGGAAGTAGGGCTTGTTGGTTTAGCCAGATCTGTAACAAGATTTCACATCAAGTAAGTCGCATCAGTTTTCAGTTATGAGAAAAATTGTGTATAAATTGTATGTACCAGTAGGACAGAATCACCTGCGCAATGCCCATGATGAAGTGATACATCATCTATGGCCACATCAGAGTGATCATTTGAACCTCGTCGGCCCTCAAAAATGATCTAAAATTAAGTACAGAGGTTTATACAGGGCACAATATCCCTATCATGGCATATAGATTGTTGTTCTAGTTAGTACACCATTAATGTTTTGCTGTGCAAGTTTCTAACTTAAGACAGTCTCGGAGGAGAAACATATTTGGTTGGTGACTCACCTGAAAAGTTCCAGTTGTTGTCAAGTCCACCTGAGCCAGGTGCCACATATTTCCTTGATCATTCCTCCTCCACCAAACGGCGTCAGCCTTTCTGTCCTGGA includes:
- the LOC121614878 gene encoding circumsporozoite protein-like codes for the protein MTMVKMGRRRGRIPSGGQRRPTRLEAGDEAAGQEAGSGAAGQETGDMAAGQGAGDVATGQGAGNVATGQGAGNMAAGQRTGNMATGQGAGQRTGNMATGQGAGQRTGNMATGQGAGNVATGQGAGNVAAGQRTGNMATGQGAGQRTGNMATGQGAGQRAGNMATGQGAGNMATGQGAGNMESGQGAGNMATGQGAGNMAAGQRAGNMATGQGAGNMATGQRAGNMATGQRYFFYASRHQHNFSIARLSYYNTHNKTQQCIDRYQSIPAIRSLFKSNNLPNKQHYCTARCEHRISVHNVHYNSNQSKE